The Procambarus clarkii isolate CNS0578487 chromosome 24, FALCON_Pclarkii_2.0, whole genome shotgun sequence genome includes a region encoding these proteins:
- the LOC123761758 gene encoding phenoloxidase-activating factor 2 isoform X2 — MSIFHPGLEMASMLTVRMLGSVMVLMAGVEAQADGSFWWLQKFTTPTPPTTTTLHEAVYCECVKYFLCIDGVISTSGEGLLDIRSSDEFPPVTNVDKCPNDFDVCCGLPPNQTATTATTSQPTLAPDTPCECVPFINCTNDRLVSDGLGNTTLELWGLHFSHSKCLQVLSVCCALDAAAAGPTPQTSSLATKNCECVQYFQCGDDGYIITHGVGLLDVRSGTRPHIEPLANGVCEDPSLVCCLLPQDYSTTVNATTTINTTTADATATTTLPTTTTTQEPAPSCGTRNSDGVQVRILGFQGGESQFGEFPWVAAVLTLDQLMGITIRRFVGGGTLIHPRVVVTAAHKVLEYNGGILMVRVGEWDTQAEIEPFPHQDLEVQEVVVHPHFDSRSLHFDIALLFLKEAQLMSHIGTICLAEDLSLVNHSACVINGWGVNALQDGDYQKIMKSLTIPLVNPKNCVTSLRTTRLGRFFRLHKSFICAGGEKGKDACRGDGGGPLACPRIDNPKRYMLVGMTAWGIGCGEDGIPGVYVSIPEHYNWINWHIYNRYPTTTTSTTTERPSTPHYLQDLKVSGQSRDVKVINSPRLVTQ; from the exons ATGTCAATATTCCATCCTGGCTTAGAAATGGCAAGT ATGTTGACGGTGAGGATGCTGGGGTCGGTGATGGTGCTGATGGCGGGGGTGGAGGCCCAGGCTGATGGTAGCTTCTGGTGGTTGCAGAAGTTCACAAcacccactccccccaccaccaccaccctccatgaGGCTGTGTACTGCGAGTGTGTCAAGTACTTCCTTTGTATTGATGGTGTCATCAGCACCTCAGGAGAAGGTCTGCTCGACATCCGCTCTTCCGACGAGTTCCCGCCAGTCACCAACGTCGACAAGTGTCCCAACGATTTCGACGTCTGCTGCGGTCTTCCGCCAAATcaaacagcaacaacagccaccACTTCCCAGCCAACACtggccccagacacaccctgtgagtGCGTTCCTTTCATCAACTGCACGAATGACCGGCTAGTGAGTGACGGGCTTGGCAACACTACACTGGAGTTATGGGGCCTCCATTTCTCCCACTCGAAGTGCCTCCAGGTGTTGTCTGTGTGCTGTGCGCTCGACGCTGCCGCAGCGGGCCCCACCCCACAGACCAGCTCCCTCGCCACAAAGAACTGTGAGTGCGTGCAATACTTCCAGTGTGGTGATGATGGCTACATCATCACCCATGGCGTCGGCCTCTTAGACGTTCGATCTGGGACACGTCCCCACATCGAGCCTCTCGCTAATGGAGTCTGCGAGGACCCAAGCCTGGTCTGCTGCCTCCTTCCTCAAGACTATTCTACCACCGTCAATGCTACTACCACCATCAATACAACAACCGCGGatgctactgccaccaccactctcccgacTACTACCACAACCCAGGAACCTGCCCCCAGCTGCGGTACGAGAAATTCTGATGGAGTACAA GTGCGCATCCTGGGGTTCCAAGGCGGCGAGAGTCAGTTCGGAGAGTTCCCTTGGGTGGCGGCCGTGCTGACCCTGGATCAGCTCATGGGCATTACCATCAGAAGGTTCGTCGGGGGAGGCACTCTGATCCACCCTCGGGTCGTCGTCACCGCCGCTCACAAGGTTTTGGA ATATAATGGGGGTATCCTGATGGTGAGGGTTGGAGAGTGGGATACACAGGCGGAGATTGAGCCGTTCCCTCACCAGGACCTggaggtgcaggaggtggtggtccATCCACACTTCGACTCTCGGTCACTTCACTTTGACATTGCCCTTCTCTTCCTCAAGG AAGCTCAGTTGATGTCACACATTGGCACCATCTGCTTAGCTGAGGACCTTAGTCTGGTCAACCACAGTGCCTGTGTCATCAATGGATGGGGGGTCAATGCCCTTC AAGATGGAGATTACCAGAAGATCATGAAAAGTTTGACGATTCCATTGGTTAATCCCAAGAATTGCGTCACTAGCCTCCGAACTACGAGGCTTGGACGATTCTTCCGGCTGCACAAGTCTTTCATATGTGCTGGAGGAGAGAAAGGCAAGGATGCCTGTAGA GGAGATGGTGGTGGACCCTTGGCATGTCCCCGAATAGATAACCCAAAACGGTACATGTTAGTGGGCATGACTGCCTGGGGCATTGGCTGTGGTGAAGATGGTATACCTGGGGTATATGTCAGCATTCCTGAACACTATAATTGGATCAACTGGCACATCTATAACCGTTATCCGACTACAACTACCTCGACCACAACTGAAAGGCCTTCAACTCCACACTATTTGCAAGATTTAAAA
- the LOC123761758 gene encoding phenoloxidase-activating factor 2 isoform X1 — protein sequence MSIFHPGLEMASVSLLLYLREYFQASRNFGCKKMLTVRMLGSVMVLMAGVEAQADGSFWWLQKFTTPTPPTTTTLHEAVYCECVKYFLCIDGVISTSGEGLLDIRSSDEFPPVTNVDKCPNDFDVCCGLPPNQTATTATTSQPTLAPDTPCECVPFINCTNDRLVSDGLGNTTLELWGLHFSHSKCLQVLSVCCALDAAAAGPTPQTSSLATKNCECVQYFQCGDDGYIITHGVGLLDVRSGTRPHIEPLANGVCEDPSLVCCLLPQDYSTTVNATTTINTTTADATATTTLPTTTTTQEPAPSCGTRNSDGVQVRILGFQGGESQFGEFPWVAAVLTLDQLMGITIRRFVGGGTLIHPRVVVTAAHKVLEYNGGILMVRVGEWDTQAEIEPFPHQDLEVQEVVVHPHFDSRSLHFDIALLFLKEAQLMSHIGTICLAEDLSLVNHSACVINGWGVNALQDGDYQKIMKSLTIPLVNPKNCVTSLRTTRLGRFFRLHKSFICAGGEKGKDACRGDGGGPLACPRIDNPKRYMLVGMTAWGIGCGEDGIPGVYVSIPEHYNWINWHIYNRYPTTTTSTTTERPSTPHYLQDLKVSGQSRDVKVINSPRLVTQ from the exons ATGTCAATATTCCATCCTGGCTTAGAAATGGCAAGTGTAAGTCTCTTGCTTTATTTACGAGAGTATTTTCAGGCGTCACGGAACTTTGGATGTAAAAAG ATGTTGACGGTGAGGATGCTGGGGTCGGTGATGGTGCTGATGGCGGGGGTGGAGGCCCAGGCTGATGGTAGCTTCTGGTGGTTGCAGAAGTTCACAAcacccactccccccaccaccaccaccctccatgaGGCTGTGTACTGCGAGTGTGTCAAGTACTTCCTTTGTATTGATGGTGTCATCAGCACCTCAGGAGAAGGTCTGCTCGACATCCGCTCTTCCGACGAGTTCCCGCCAGTCACCAACGTCGACAAGTGTCCCAACGATTTCGACGTCTGCTGCGGTCTTCCGCCAAATcaaacagcaacaacagccaccACTTCCCAGCCAACACtggccccagacacaccctgtgagtGCGTTCCTTTCATCAACTGCACGAATGACCGGCTAGTGAGTGACGGGCTTGGCAACACTACACTGGAGTTATGGGGCCTCCATTTCTCCCACTCGAAGTGCCTCCAGGTGTTGTCTGTGTGCTGTGCGCTCGACGCTGCCGCAGCGGGCCCCACCCCACAGACCAGCTCCCTCGCCACAAAGAACTGTGAGTGCGTGCAATACTTCCAGTGTGGTGATGATGGCTACATCATCACCCATGGCGTCGGCCTCTTAGACGTTCGATCTGGGACACGTCCCCACATCGAGCCTCTCGCTAATGGAGTCTGCGAGGACCCAAGCCTGGTCTGCTGCCTCCTTCCTCAAGACTATTCTACCACCGTCAATGCTACTACCACCATCAATACAACAACCGCGGatgctactgccaccaccactctcccgacTACTACCACAACCCAGGAACCTGCCCCCAGCTGCGGTACGAGAAATTCTGATGGAGTACAA GTGCGCATCCTGGGGTTCCAAGGCGGCGAGAGTCAGTTCGGAGAGTTCCCTTGGGTGGCGGCCGTGCTGACCCTGGATCAGCTCATGGGCATTACCATCAGAAGGTTCGTCGGGGGAGGCACTCTGATCCACCCTCGGGTCGTCGTCACCGCCGCTCACAAGGTTTTGGA ATATAATGGGGGTATCCTGATGGTGAGGGTTGGAGAGTGGGATACACAGGCGGAGATTGAGCCGTTCCCTCACCAGGACCTggaggtgcaggaggtggtggtccATCCACACTTCGACTCTCGGTCACTTCACTTTGACATTGCCCTTCTCTTCCTCAAGG AAGCTCAGTTGATGTCACACATTGGCACCATCTGCTTAGCTGAGGACCTTAGTCTGGTCAACCACAGTGCCTGTGTCATCAATGGATGGGGGGTCAATGCCCTTC AAGATGGAGATTACCAGAAGATCATGAAAAGTTTGACGATTCCATTGGTTAATCCCAAGAATTGCGTCACTAGCCTCCGAACTACGAGGCTTGGACGATTCTTCCGGCTGCACAAGTCTTTCATATGTGCTGGAGGAGAGAAAGGCAAGGATGCCTGTAGA GGAGATGGTGGTGGACCCTTGGCATGTCCCCGAATAGATAACCCAAAACGGTACATGTTAGTGGGCATGACTGCCTGGGGCATTGGCTGTGGTGAAGATGGTATACCTGGGGTATATGTCAGCATTCCTGAACACTATAATTGGATCAACTGGCACATCTATAACCGTTATCCGACTACAACTACCTCGACCACAACTGAAAGGCCTTCAACTCCACACTATTTGCAAGATTTAAAA